One window of Medicago truncatula cultivar Jemalong A17 chromosome 2, MtrunA17r5.0-ANR, whole genome shotgun sequence genomic DNA carries:
- the LOC25486099 gene encoding probable aspartic proteinase GIP2, with protein sequence MASFVTLFSSLTLTIVLLSFSCSSQQFFSPIEKDSLTNLYSTSLDIGTEPTHQFNLVIDIGGPILWYDCNKTYTSSTYKPISCQSKLCPNDAGCISCNGHFKPGCSNNTCGANIINPLVDAIFSGDTGSDFLFIPKSKIQIPDFITGCTDSNAFTAASATDNFPLKNLPKTSKGILGLARTPLSLPKQLSLAPQKILNKFVLCLPSSNKLGSFFMGGVPSNFAKFKLTTIPLIINPFSTAPIFSQGDASYEYFIDVKSIKVGGEIVSFKSSILSIDNKGNGGTKLSTVKNFTVLHSSIFKPLVRDFTKKASDNKIKKVASVAPFETCFDLSTMRRTNTGLDVPTIDLVLQGGVKWTIFGGNSMALVSKNVACLGFVDGGNEPRTAVVIGGHQLEDNLLEFDLVSSKLGFSSLLQQDASCSRSE encoded by the coding sequence ATGGCTTCTTTTGTTACACTTTTCTCCTCCCTAACTCTCACAATAGTCCTTCTCTCATTTTCATGCTCATCACAACAGTTCTTCTCACCAATTGAAAAAGACTCATTAACCAATCTATATTCCACTTCACTTGATATAGGAACAGAACCTACACATCAATTCAATCTTGTGATTGATATTGGAGGACCAATCTTATGGTATGACTGCAACAAAACCTACACTTCTTCAACCTACAAGCCCATCTCTTGTCAATCCAAACTTTGCCCTAATGATGCTGGATGCATAAGCTGCAATGGCCATTTCAAACCAGGTTGCTCAAACAACACATGTGGTGCTAACATAATTAACCCATTAGTTGATGCTATTTTTTCAGGTGACACTGGCAGTGATTTTTTGTTCATACCAAAATCTAAAATCCAAATCCCTGACTTTATTACTGGTTGCACTGACTCTAATGCATTTACAGCTGCTTCTGCCACTGATAATTTCCCTCTTAAAAACTTACCAAAAACTAGTAAAGGTATATTAGGCCTTGCAAGAACACCACTTTCATTACCAAAACAGCTTTCATTAGCTCCTCAAAAAATTCTTAACAAGTTTGTTCTTTGTTTACCATCTTCAAACAAACTTGGTAGTTTCTTCATGGGTGGGGTACCATCTAATTTTGCCAAGTTTAAACTCACTACTATTCCTCTTATTATTAACCCCTTTAGCACTGCTCCAATATTTTCCCAAGGTGATGCTTCTTATGAATATTTCATTGATGTGAAATCAATTAAAGTTGGTGGTGAAATTGTTAGCTTTAAGTCTTCCATTTTGTCCATTGACAATAAGGGAAATGGTGGAACAAAACTTAGCACAGTGAAGAACTTCACTGTGTTACATAGTTCCATATTCAAACCACTTGTTAGAGATTTTACTAAGAAGGCTTctgataataaaataaagaaagtggCATCAGTGGCACCATTTGAAACATGTTTTGATTTGAGTACTATGCGTAGGACTAATACTGGATTGGATGTACCTACTATTGATTTGGTGCTACAAGGGGGTGTGAAGTGGACAATTTTTGGTGGAAATTCTATGGCCTTGGTGAGTAAAAATGTAGCATGTCTTGGATTTGTGGATGGTGGTAATGAGCCAAGAACTGCTGTTGTGATTGGTGGACACCAATTGGAGGACAATCTATTGGagtttgatttggtttcttCTAAATTAGGATTCTCTTCCTTGCTCCAACAAGATGCAAGTTGTTCCAGATCAGAATAG
- the LOC25486101 gene encoding probable aspartic proteinase GIP2, which produces MTKIASSFLFFIFISSLKASTHIQPNALVLPVTRDYATSQYVTLIHQRTPIVPIKLTLDLSGQFLWINCDEGYVSSSYHPVHCNTKQCSLTGSKSCRNCFLSEPGCNMNTCNLFPNNIFTRTNQIGEVALDVVAIHSTDGSKLGKIVTINNFLFTCGRTNLLKGLASGVKGMAGFGKSNISLPSLFASAFNFKTKFAICLSSSKTSSGVLFFGDGPYVFLPGIDVSKFLMFTPLIENPDNSAGPIFHGRPAAEYFIGVKSIRIDEKQISLNTSLLSIGDEGEGGTKVSTLNPYTIMETSIYNDFVDAFAKELEDVPKVKPVKPFKLCFNLQNLGVTRVGPAVPTIDFVLQNKDVFWRMFGANSMVQVSYGVYCLAFVDGGVEVTTSIVIGGHQLEDNLLQFDLHNSRLGFSSSLLSRQTTCANFNFTSST; this is translated from the coding sequence ATGACAAAAATTGCTTCTagtttccttttcttcatcttcatctcttcCTTAAAAGCCTCTACACATATTCAACCCAATGCACTTGTTCTTCCAGTCACAAGAGACTATGCCACTAGCCAATATGTTACACTGATTCACCAAAGAACACCTATTGTTCCTATCAAACTAACTTTAGATCTAAGTGGCCAATTCCTTTGGATAAATTGCGATGAGGGTTACGTTTCATCCAGTTACCATCCTGTTCATTGCAACACCAAACAATGCTCGTTAACCGGATCGAAGTCTTGTAGAAACTGTTTCCTATCTGAACCAGGATGCAACATGAACACATGTAATCTTTTTCCAAATAACATTTTTACTCGCACCAATCAAATTGGTGAGGTTGCATTAGATGTTGTTGCAATCCATTCAACTGATGGATCAAAGCTTGGTAAAATAGTTACTATAAATAACTTTCTATTCACATGTGGTAGAACAAATCTCTTGAAAGGTCTTGCTAGTGGAGTCAAAGGCATGGCAGGTTTTGGAAAGAGTAATATTTCATTACCTTCACTTTTTGCTTCTGCTTTCAACTTCAAAACAAAGTTTGCAATATGTTTGAGTTCTTCAAAAACATCTAGTGGTGTTTTGTTCTTTGGTGATGGCCCTTATGTTTTCCTTCCCGGGATTGATGTTTCCAAATTTCTTATGTTTACACCACTGATCGAAAATCCTGATAACTCGGCCGGGCCAATTTTCCATGGAAGACCTGCAGCTGAATATTTCATTGGAGTGAAATCTATTAGAATCGATGAAAAACAGATTTCATTAAACACATCATTGTTGTCCATTGGTGATGAGGGCGAGGGTGGAACAAAAGTTAGCACATTAAATCCTTACACAATCATGGAAACATCTATATataatgattttgttgatgcATTTGCAAAAGAACTTGAAGATGTTCCAAAAGTTAAGCCAGTGAAGCCTTTCAAGCTATGTTTTAACTTACAGAATTTGGGTGTTACAAGGGTTGGACCTGCAGTGCCAACAATTGACTTTGTGTTACAAAATAAGGATGTTTTTTGGAGGATGTTTGGGGCAAATTCAATGGTCCAAGTGAGTTATGGAGTTTATTGTCTTGCATTTGTAGATGGAGGTGTAGAAGTAACAACTTCCATTGTTATTGGTGGGCATCAGTTAGAAGACAATCTTTTGCAATTTGATTTGCATAATTCAAGACTTGGATTCAGCTCATCCCTATTGTCCAGACAAACTACTTGTGCAAACTTCAATTTCACCTCTAGCACTTAA
- the LOC25486102 gene encoding probable aspartic proteinase GIP2, producing the protein MASFSFSIFLPLFFFLLTIVSSSSNSIFIPITKDNTTQQYTTTLSFGTPFVATNLVVDLSGSHFWVDCSSTKTSSSLSSIPHRSVQCLTAKSHTQTWVSSLENENPIDQDSPCEIVAKNTITGKVATEGKLVEDVLAVKSMKDSIFEPAHEYLFTCSNTLLLNGLSNDAKGIVGFGRSRTSFSSQFFNSIDSDRKITFCLSSSSGFVSLGRRNKVSESEIFRSLTFTPLVTNQNMEYFINVNSIKIGGKKVSFNTLSLSQEGNSGTLLSSIVPYTTMQSSIYANFKSAILKAALSMNISRVDSVAPFEICFGSNGIGASKIGPNVPVIDLVLQSEMVKWRIHGRNSMVRVSDDVMCLGILDGGDEQKNLIVIGGYQLEDVLVQFDFDSSMVGFSSSLLIRDTSCSNFRFGSMDVQSS; encoded by the coding sequence atggcttctttttctttctctattttccttcctctctttttctttcttctcaccATAGTTTCTTCCTCTTCAAATTCCATTTTTATTCCAATCACAAAagacaacacaacacaacaatacACAACAACTCTGTCTTTTGGAACCCCTTTTGTTGCTACAAACCTTGTTGTTGATCTTAGTGGTTCACACTTTTGGGTTGATTGTTCTTCAACAAAAACCTCATCATCTTTGAGTTCAATCCCACACCGTTCTGTTCAATGTCTCACTGCAAAAAGTCACACACAAACATGGGTTTCAAGCCTTGAAAATGAAAATCCTATAGATCAAGATAGCCCATGTGAAATTGTTGCTAAAAACACCATCACAGGTAAAGTAGCAACTGAGGGAAAGCTTGTTGAAGATGTTTTAGCAGTGAAATCAATGAAAGATTCAATTTTTGAACCAGCCCATGAATATTTGTTCACTTGTTCAAATACCCTTTTGTTGAATGGGTTATCTAATGATGCTAAAGGCATTGTTGGGTTTGGTAGATCTAGAACCTCTTTTTCATCACAGTTTTTCAATTCAATTGATTCAGACAGAAAAATCACTTTTtgtttatcttcttcttctggGTTTGTTTCACttggaagaagaaacaaggTTTCTGAATCTGAAATTTTCAGATCTTTAACATTCACACCACTTGTCACCAACCAAAACATGGAATATTTCATCAACGTTAATTCCATCAAAATTGGTGGCAAAAAAGTTTCTTTTAACACCCTATCTTTGTCTCAAGAAGGCAATAGTGGAACTTTATTGAGTTCTATTGTGCCTTATACAACCATGCAAAGTTCAATCTATGCAAACTTCAAAAGTGCTATTTTGAAAGCTGCTTTATCTATGAACATCTCTAGGGTAGATTCTGTGGCACcctttgagatttgttttgGTTCTAATGGAATTGGTGCGTCAAAAATTGGGCCTAATGTGCCAGTAATTGATCTTGTTCTGCAAAGTGAGATGGTGAAATGGAgaattcatggaagaaattcAATGGTTAGAGTAAGTGATGATGTTATGTGTTTGGGAATTTTGGATGGTGGTGATGAACAAAAGAATCTTATTGTGATTGGAGGGTATCAATTGGAAGATGTTTTGGTTCAGTTTGATTTTGATAGTTCTATGGTTGGATTTAGTTCTTCACTTTTGATTAGGGATACTAGTTGTTCTAATTTTAGATTTGGTTCCATGGATGTACAATCTAGTTGA
- the LOC25486103 gene encoding probable aspartic proteinase GIP2 produces MAYTSVIMHFFLISLALFSVSSLSATQPPTTTKPHPFILPIRKDPSTNLFYTSVGIGTPRTNFNLAIDLAGENLWYDCDTHYNSSSYTPIQCGSTRCTDTACVGCNGPFKPGCTNNTCAASATNSLAKFIFGGGLGEDFIFISQQKVSGLLSSCIDIDGFSSTAEDDSPLNGLPKNTKGIFGLARSNLSLPTQLALKNKLQPKFSLCLPSSNKQGFTNLLVGSIAGDPFHELSKFVQTTPLIVNPVPTGAISVQGASSIEYFIDVKAVKIDGNVLNIKPSLLSIDKKGNGGTKISTISPFTELQTSVYKPFIRDFLKKASDRKLKRVESVAPFEACFDSSSIKNSVPRVDLVLQGGVQWTIHEANLMVNVKKNVACLGFVDGGTEPRMSFTKTSIVIGGHQLEDNLLVFDLASSKLSFSSSLLVHSASCS; encoded by the coding sequence ATGGCTTATACTTCTGTCATCATGCATTTCTTCCTCATATCACTAGCCCTTTTCTCAGTTTCTTCTTTATCAGCTACTCAACCTCCTACTACTACAAAACCACACCCATTTATTCTTCCCATCAGAAAAGACCCATCAACCAATCTATTCTACACATCAGTTGGCATAGGAACTCCTAGAACAAATTTCAATCTAGCCATTGATCTTGCTGGAGAAAATCTATGGTATGATTGTGACACTCATTATAATTCATCATCATACACTCCTATTCAATGTGGCTCAACAAGATGTACAGATACTGCATGTGTTGGCTGCAATGGCCCATTCAAGCCAGGTTGCACAAACAACACATGTGCTGCTTCTGCAACCAACTCATTAGCTAAATTCATTTTTGGTGGTGGCCTTGGTGAagatttcattttcatttctcaacaaaaagTTTCTGGCTTACTCTCAAGTTGCATTGATATTGATGGATTTTCATCTACCGCTGAGGATGATTCACCACTCAATGGCTTACCAAAAAACACTAAAGGAATTTTTGGTCTTGCAAGATCAAACCTTTCACTACCAACTCAACTTGCATTGAAAAACAAGCTTCAACCAAAATTCTCTCTTTGTTTGCCTTCTTCAAACAAACAAGGATTCACTAACTTGCTTGTTGGATCAATTGCTGGAGACCCTTTTCATGAATTGTCCAAATTTGTTCAAACCACGCCACTCATTGTTAATCCTGTCCCAACAGGTGCTATTTCTGTTCAAGGTGCTTCTTCAATTGAATATTTCATTGATGTGAAAGCTGTTAAGATTGATGGCAATGTTTTGAACATAAAGCCTTCTTTGTTGTCTATTGACAAAAAGGGAAACGGTGGCACCAAAATTAGTACAATTAGTCCTTTCACTGAATTGCAAACTTCTGTGTACAAGCCCTTTATTCGTGATTTTCTCAAAAAGGCTTCAGATAGAAAACTAAAGAGAGTGGAATCAGTGGCACCATTTGAGGCATGTTTTGACTCTTCTAGCATTAAAAATTCTGTACCAAGAGTTGATCTTGTGCTTCAAGGTGGAGTGCAGTGGACTATTCATGAAGCCAATTTGATGGTTAATGTAAAGAAAAATGTAGCATGTCTTGGATTTGTTGATGGAGGGACAGAGCCAAGAATGTCATTTACCAAAACTTCAATTGTTATTGGTGGACATCAATTGGAAGACAATCTTTTGGTGTTTGATTTGGCTTCTTCCAAATTGAGCTTCAGTTCCTCACTTTTGGTCCATAGTGCAAGTTGTTCCTAA
- the LOC25486104 gene encoding probable aspartic proteinase GIP2 yields the protein MVSSSVIIHFFLLSLSLFSLSCLSASQPHSFILPIKKDPSTNLFYTSVGIGTPRTNFNLAIDLAGENLWYDCNTHYNSSSYIPIACGSERCSDVACIGCNGPFKPGCTNNTCPATATNSLAKFIFGGDLGEDFIFISQQKVSGLLSSCIDIDRLPSFTGEDSPLNGLPKITKGIIGLSRSNLSLPTQLALKNKLPHKFSLCLPSSNKQGFTNLLVGSIGGDPFKELSKFVQTTPLIVNPVSTGAVSVQGVPSVEYFIDVKEVKVDGNVLNLKPSLLSIDKKGNGGTKISTIIPFTELQSSVYKPFIRDFLKKASDRKIKRVESVAPFEACFDSSSIKNSVPRVDLVLQGGVQWTIHEANLMVNVKKNVACLGIVDGGTEPRMSFTKASIVIGGHQLEDNLLVFDLASSKLSFSSSLLVHNASCS from the coding sequence ATGGTTTCTTCTTCAGTTATCATCCATTTCTTCCTCCTTTCACTATCTCTTTTCTCACTTTCTTGCTTATCAGCATCTCAACCACACTCCTTCATTCTTCCTATAAAAAAAGACCCATCAACCAATCTATTCTACACATCAGTTGGCATAGGAACTCCTAGAACAAATTTCAATCTAGCCATTGATCTTGCTGGAGAAAACCTTTGGTATGATTGTAACACTCATTATAATTCATCATCCTACATTCCAATTGCATGTGGCTCAGAAAGATGTTCAGATGTTGCATGTATTGGTTGTAATGGCCCATTCAAACCTGGTTGCACAAACAATACATGTCCTGCTACTGCAACCAACTCATTAGCCAAATTCATTTTTGGTGGTGACCTTGGTGAagatttcattttcatttcacaacAAAAAGTTTCTGGCTTGCTCTCAAGTTGCATTGACATTGATAGACTTCCATCATTCACTGGAGAGGATTCACCACTCAACGGCTTACCAAAAATCACTAAAGGAATTATTGGTCTTTCAAGATCAAACCTTTCACTACCAACACAACTTGCATTGAAAAACAAGCTTCCACACAAATTCTCTCTTTGTTTACCTTCTTCAAACAAACAAGGATTCACTAACTTGCTTGTTGGATCAATTGGCGGTGACCCTTTTAAGGAATTGTCCAAATTTGTTCAAACTACACCGCTCATTGTCAATCCCGTTTCAACAGGTGCAGTTTCTGTTCAAGGTGTTCCTTCagttgaatattttattgatgtCAAAGAGGTGAAGGTTGATGGCAATGTTTTGAACTTAAAGCCTTCTTTATTGTCTATTGACAAAAAGGGAAATGGTGGCACCAAAATTAGTACCATAATTCCTTTCACTGAATTGCAAAGTTCTGTATACAAGCCATTTATTCGTGATTTTCTCAAGAAGGCTTCggatagaaaaataaagagagtgGAATCAGTGGCACCATTTGAGGCATGTTTTGACTCTTCTAGCATTAAAAATTCTGTACCAAGAGTTGATCTTGTGCTTCAAGGTGGAGTGCAATGGACTATTCATGAAGCAAATTTGATGGTTAATGTGAAGAAAAATGTAGCATGTCTTGGAATTGTTGATGGAGGGACAGAGCCAAGAATGTCATTTACAAAAGCTTCAATTGTTATTGGTGGACATCAATTGGAGGACAATCTTTTGGTGTTTGATTTAGCTTCTTCCAAATTGAGCTTTAGTTCCTCACTTTTGGTTCACAATGCAAGTTGTTCCTAA